One window of the Rosa rugosa chromosome 3, drRosRugo1.1, whole genome shotgun sequence genome contains the following:
- the LOC133735533 gene encoding uncharacterized protein LOC133735533, whose translation MKRTRQGGRPRTMSQLLEETSSRSGSTGRSANESAQLTPTAPAVEEQVNTPTSKATRGQSKGIPEWNTGVKVHVQFNGINFQPVGERAGQLKSQLGQIVRNGHRVPLNILDWKKVGNDVKEEIWEEVKKNLVEVPEGYKSVCLENCNLLWKDHKSKTKSFHYVPNKDDPELSSKNPPHIVAEQWSELVAYWSSEDAKVIAERNSVNRELRGPCHKTGRKHFAQVRYEMEKAGEPVDKFSVWKRTRDLNDHLVQEFIKSYEEKLRKESEEDQNLTSVKDRIFHSLMGDDGHGYCRTFGAGVPRNLVYPKESNISQSTDDLVQKITEQVRQEFQLQLQQLHARIDFLQNKDSSTESPKQVADATSGHENLRESIGDEITPNANSDQPLLEQNSPVTSPSQNGSERVLMAKRAKQMKASAKLTK comes from the exons ATGAAGAGAACAAGACAAGGAGGCCGACCTCGTACCATGTCTCAACTCTTGGAAGAAACTTCATCACGTTCTGGAAGCACAGGTCGCAGCGCAAACGAATCAGCACAGCTAACTCCTACAGCACCAGCAG TGGAAGAGCAAGTCAATACGccaacaagtaaagccacacgAGGACAGAGCAAAGGCATTCCAGAATGGAATACAGGTGTCAAAGTACATGTTCAATTTAATGGAATCAATTTCCAGCCGGTGGGAGAAAGGGCAGGTCAGCTTAAGTCACAATTGGGTCAGATAGTTCGAAATGGCCATAGAGTTCCACTAAATATTCTTGACTGGAAGAAAGTTGGTAATGATGTGAAGGAAGAAATTTGGGAAGAGGTTAAG AAAAACTTGGTGGAAGTCCCTGAAGGTTATAAATCAGTATGCTTGGAAAATTGTAATTTGCTTTGGAAGGACCATAAGAGCAAAACAAAATCGTTTCACTATGTGCCCAATAAGGACGATCCTGAACTTAGTTCTAAAAATCCTCCACATATTGTTGCAGAGCAATGGTCTGAGCTTGTTGCATATTGGAGTAGTGAGGATGCAAAG GTGATAGCAGAAAGAAATTCAGTGAACCGAGAGCTGCGTGGCCCATGTCACAAGACCGGTAGAAAGCATTTTGCCCAAGTGCGATATGAG ATGGAAAAAGCTGGAGAACCAGTTGATAAGTTTAGTGTCTGGAAGAGAACACGTGACTTAAATGATCACCTTGTGCAAGAGTTCATT AAATCATATGAGGAGAAACTTAGAAAGGAGTCAGAGGAGGATCAGAACTTGACTAGTGTTAAAGATCGAATTTTCCACTCTTTGATGGGAGATGATGGTCATGGGTATTGTCGTACTTTTGGAGCTGGTGTGCCTCGTAATCTAGTATATCCAAAGGAATCAAATATATCTCAAAGCACAGATGATCTCGTACAAAAAATCACTGAACAAGTGCGTCAAGAGTTTCAACTGCAGCTTCAGCAACTACATGCTCGAATTGATTTTCTGCAGAATAAGGACAGTAGCACAGAGTCTCCTAAACAG GTTGCTGATGCAACTAGCGGGCATGAAAATTTGAGGGAGTCTATAGGAGATGAAATAACTCCGAATGCAAATAGTGACCAGCCATTGTTGGAGCAGAATTCTCCAGTAACATCCCCTTCACAAAATGGATCTGAAAGG GTTCTCATGGCAAAAAGAGCAAAGCAAATGAAAGCAAGTGCAAAGCTCACAAAATGA